The following DNA comes from Gouania willdenowi unplaced genomic scaffold, fGouWil2.1 scaffold_119_arrow_ctg1, whole genome shotgun sequence.
GCGTCTGTGCCGAGTCGCTGAGGAGGAAAGAGAGATAtgtgagggggcgtggccatggCGGCGTGGGACAGACGAGGAGTGGGAGGAGCTACACAGACCTTCTGAGGACACGCAGCAGGACTAGAAACAGAACTCTGGCTCTGGTCCAGAGTGTTGCTGGTGTCCTGGAGGACGTGTTTATACTTCTTCTTTCCACGCAGGCGACTCACGAAGAACAGTTTAGTGGAACTTTTTACCACGGACGCTTTGGACGGTTTAGGAGCAACGTCCCCGTTTCTCTTCTGAGCCTGAAgtagatcacacacacacacacacacacacggatcaaacaacacaaaaaacaacaaaatgcacaaaacgacaattaaaccacacaaaatgtttgaaatatacacaaaatgaaagaaaaatatacaaaataacaaatgtacacaaaatgagaatagaaacacacaaaacgacaataaatatacacaaaaataataattaaaaaacacaaatagcaacaaaaatacacaaaatcatcaAGTttacaaaacggcaacaaaaacacacaaaaccataacaaataaacaaaaactactcataacacacaaaacaacaataataaaacccaaatgaaagaaaaagacaaaacgatgacaaaacaacacttaaaacaaagtgtgtgtgtgtgtgtgtgtctctctcctACGTGGACTTTATCTGGTGTGATCTTCATCAGCTCCAGGTTCTCCATGCTGCGGCGCCGGCCCGTTCTCGGCCTTGAACCTGGACCATAGGGCAGAGGTTAGCCGCTAaccctgtgtgcgtgtgcgtgtgtgtgtgtgtgcgtgtctcacCGTCTGTCTCCCTGCTCTCACACAGACTGTTGGTGCTGTAACTCAGACCCAGCAGCGTCTGAAGGTCAGACACGTTCATACGAGCCGTTAGCTCACCACTACGATCtccagtctgcacacacacacacacacacacacacaacacacgcTACACAAACAGAGCTGCACACTTTCACATAATATGAACTTTTATCTCTAAGTCCCAGCCTGCTCTCAGGACTGATCCtgcaaaactacagaaaactacacaaaaataagaccaaaatgaaagaaaaatacacaaaacgattacaaaataacacaaaatgagaacaagtatgtaacaaaaatgactataaaaacacacataataacaaaaatacacaaaatgagaataaaatatacaaaatgacaaagatatGGATAAAACGACAAtacaaaaagcaacaaatatacacaaacaacaaaaatgcagccCAAATGAAAgatatatacataaaacaatGAGAAATTAACACctaaaacataataaacaaatataaaaaatggcTAAGAAAAGggtaaaatgacatttaaaaaaaccaacagCAAATATACAATAAAGACACACAACTACGCATAagtgactccagaaacacaaaacaccaacaaaatacacaatgtttgaaaaatatacaaaatagcaacaaaatgaggataaatatgaacaaaaatgactccacaaacacacaacataacaatgaaacaaaaatatacaaaatgactgagaagtttacaaaacagcaacaaaaacacacaaaacaataataataaaacccaaatgaaaaaaaaatacataaaacgttGACAATATACAGTAACAGCTAAAACATCTATTATTTCCTTGCACCAGCCTCACTgtatagtcagtcaccagattatctggatattGTTTAGACTGTAAAACCACATTTTTGTGAATATTAACATAAAACCCAATGATGTGATGTGATTTCTATGGAACAGAGAATGTCCTGTAAAGTGAgcgtggggggtggggggtgggggatgTGAGCGCCCCCTGCTGCGTCCGTACCTCTGCAGATCTCCAGGTGTTTCTCTGCAAAGTGCACGGCCTGGTCGTGGTTCCCCAGCGCCGTGTGAGCGTTCCCCAGGCTCCAGCATGCTCGGCCCTCCCCGATCCTACAAAAGAAAGTTACGTGAGGAAGCgtgcacacccacacacacgcacacacgcacagaggAGTCCCGTTCCCCCGGGGGGCGGGGCCTACCGGTCGTTCAGGTCCTGAGCTATGATGAGATGTTTGAGGTGGTAGTCGATGGCTCTCTCGTAGTCCTGGAGCAGAGTGAAGGTGTTTCCCAGACTGTAGCAGGCCTGAGCCTCCACTGCACGCTCCTTTAGCTGCCTCGCTGCAGCGCGTcttcctgaaaaaaatacacaaaacatcaaaaatataaaaaatgacttcagaagCACAAACAGTTCCttagttgtttcctgtgttaatgctctgattggtcgttattctaatgctaacatgaatgttgatcatgtgaccctcagatcagatacaatcatgtTTGTGATAAATCTTACTTGTAATGTTCAGCTGCAACTTCAAACTCTCCTAAGAAGACGAAGGCGTTTCCTAGGTTACAGTATGCTCTCCGCTCAGCGGAACGATCTCCAAACTCTTTAGCGATGAGCAGACGCTGCAGCAGCaatgttagcgttagcattagcattagctgatgatgatgacgataaACTGTTACTTCCTACTTGTTCGTGTGAGGCCACGGCTTTGTCAAAGTTTCCCAGCAGGTAGTGTGTGTTGCCCAGGTTCCCGTAGGTGCGACCCTGAGCCGCACGGTCTCCCAGGGTCTTCACGATGTCCAGGTTCTCCCTGAGAGAGAAAACAGCAGCGTTTACACACACCTACTACTGATaatctgatgtgtgtgtgtgtgttactcacTCGTAGTATTGTGCAGCCTTCCTCAAAGCCGTCATCACCTCCTCGGGGAAGTCTCCAGGCTCCGCCCCACTCCAACAGATGCTTTTCCCTTTGGCGTGGTACACGTTCCCAAAGTTATAGAGCGCCCGAGCCTGGCCCACCTGCCCCCACAACAAAGCCCCCCTTAGAGGCTTTGTACTGGTTTTAAAATCATCCTCCTCTGGTTTTACAAGTTCAGCCTAAATCcttgaaatgttcttattagtagatctatgagTATATCTATTATGCTCCTTAttcttttattaacttttaaaaatgggactgtgGTTCTAGCTTTCAGAGCCTTGCAGGGTCAGGTTCCCTCCCCCATCAGTGATCTGATCCAGCGGTCTTAGACCCTCCTCAGGCTCTGAGGTCTGTGGATCAGAATCTGCTGATGGTTCCTAGAACTCGTTTCCGGACCAGAGGAGACAGATCCTTCCAGGCTTTGGAACGATCTTCTGCTCCCTCTGTGTTTTATTGACTCTGTTGACACCTTCAAAAACGACTCATTTATTTGCTCAAGCTTTAATTAGCTACTCTTAAGCTTTTATAATGTGTACtttttgattttaaactgtgttgtgacgcactttgtggcttttcttctgtgaagggtgctatataaataaatgttacttacttactaaatgattatggtgcataataatgtgttttgttagacatagatctactaataataatgacattacaaacattttaggccagatttgtaaaaaagtggagatatatatactgtatgtatatatatatagtgatttGTGAACAATTTCCCAATTCCATTATTGAAGACTTGATTCGATTATAAACGATTTGATTTTTGATCACTGATCATCTATTAGACATTAGTCGACAGCTCACAGCACCTTTAATATAGTAGagtgtaaataaatatgtcaaaTTATCGACCTTTGTAAAATTAAGAATCAATTAATAATCGTCAACAGTTATtgtttttcatcacattttttagaCTATATGTAGACTTAACCTATCAAcacaaataatcaatcaataaaaacatagattttagggagaaatattgattttaaatattttcccaCGCTTTTGTCAAGAAACGTGATGAAGTCTGACCGTGTCACTGATGTCTCTGGTAATCTCCAAGTGTCTCTGACAGCAGACGGCGGCCTCGTCAAAGCGCCCCAACACTTTGAAGGTGTTGCCTAGGTTACCGCTGGCTTTGGCTTCTCCAGGCAGGTCCCCCACGGTCCTGACCAATAG
Coding sequences within:
- the gpsm2 gene encoding G-protein-signaling modulator 2 encodes the protein MDVGGSMVSMSAEETSFHVRYRMEVSCLELALEGERLCKGGDYRAGVSFFETAIQVGTEDLQVLSAIYSQLGNAYFHLHDYAKALEFHRHDLTLTRTVGDLPGEAKASGNLGNTFKVLGRFDEAAVCCQRHLEITRDISDTVGQARALYNFGNVYHAKGKSICWSGAEPGDFPEEVMTALRKAAQYYEENLDIVKTLGDRAAQGRTYGNLGNTHYLLGNFDKAVASHEQRLLIAKEFGDRSAERRAYCNLGNAFVFLGEFEVAAEHYKRAAARQLKERAVEAQACYSLGNTFTLLQDYERAIDYHLKHLIIAQDLNDRIGEGRACWSLGNAHTALGNHDQAVHFAEKHLEICRETGDRSGELTARMNVSDLQTLLGLSYSTNSLCESRETDGSRPRTGRRRSMENLELMKITPDKVHAQKRNGDVAPKPSKASVVKSSTKLFFVSRLRGKKKYKHVLQDTSNTLDQSQSSVSSPAACPQKRLGTDALGDEGFFDLLSRFQSNRMDDQRCCVGGGANAMRKSVSDSTHVSGAPSRTLEEASAGGRSLPGLRRHLSSSSSSSSSGGGGGEGNVLRHLMNNDHHGEPDEHFFDMLVKCQGSRLDDQRCAPPAPPARGPTVPDEDFFSLILRSQGKRMDEQRVTLPPPVANHGSE